The following proteins come from a genomic window of Citrobacter europaeus:
- the glpT gene encoding glycerol-3-phosphate transporter — protein MWKLFEPPKHKEKIPDKKIDGEYKQMRFQLFIGIFLGYAGYYFVRNNFALAEPHLIQQGFSHADVGIALSAVGIAYGLSKFFMGNISDRANARIFLPFGLLLSGLVMLFMGFVPWAMSSVTVMFILLFINGWLQGMGWPPCGRVMVHWWTKKERGRIVAVWNCAHNVGGAVPSLLFILGMWWLKDWRSAIYLPAFAAIVLSIIAFILVRDTPQSCGLPSVEEWKNEYPEDYDAKRDEEEFSAREIFVTYVLKNKALWLIALANIFVYLMRYGILNWSPAYLQEVKHFTVTQSSLAYAYFEYAGIPGTIICGWVSDKIFKTNRGAAGVVFMILVLICTIIYWLNPPGHYGIDVACITAEGFLIYGPVMLIGLHALELVPKKAAGTAAGFTGLFGYLGGSTAANAIVGIMVDHFGWNGGFLTMIIGCIIAIILLAWTMLIEKRHHLEIQKKEAKLLAPKGI, from the coding sequence ATGTGGAAATTATTTGAACCACCTAAGCACAAAGAAAAAATCCCCGATAAGAAAATTGATGGCGAATATAAACAAATGCGCTTTCAACTGTTTATTGGTATCTTTCTTGGTTATGCTGGTTATTACTTCGTACGGAATAATTTTGCATTGGCTGAGCCACATCTTATTCAGCAGGGATTTTCGCATGCCGATGTGGGAATTGCGCTATCTGCGGTAGGGATAGCATACGGACTGTCGAAATTTTTTATGGGCAACATTTCTGACCGGGCCAATGCCAGAATATTCCTTCCTTTCGGGTTGCTGTTGTCCGGGCTTGTCATGTTATTTATGGGATTTGTCCCTTGGGCCATGTCAAGCGTGACAGTTATGTTTATTTTGCTGTTTATTAATGGCTGGCTGCAGGGAATGGGATGGCCGCCCTGTGGACGAGTTATGGTTCACTGGTGGACGAAGAAGGAGCGAGGACGAATTGTCGCTGTGTGGAACTGTGCACATAATGTTGGTGGTGCCGTACCTTCTCTGCTATTTATTTTAGGTATGTGGTGGTTAAAAGATTGGCGATCTGCTATTTACCTTCCCGCATTTGCGGCCATTGTATTGTCAATTATTGCTTTCATACTGGTACGTGATACCCCGCAGTCCTGTGGATTGCCTTCGGTAGAGGAATGGAAAAACGAATACCCTGAAGATTACGATGCTAAAAGAGATGAGGAAGAGTTCAGTGCCAGGGAGATTTTCGTCACTTATGTTCTGAAAAATAAAGCATTATGGTTGATTGCACTGGCAAATATTTTCGTTTATCTGATGCGGTATGGAATACTAAACTGGTCACCCGCCTACTTACAGGAAGTTAAACATTTTACGGTAACGCAATCATCTCTGGCCTATGCATACTTTGAATATGCAGGCATCCCGGGCACTATAATTTGTGGTTGGGTATCAGATAAAATCTTTAAAACAAATAGGGGAGCTGCTGGAGTAGTATTTATGATTTTAGTACTTATCTGTACTATTATTTACTGGCTTAATCCTCCAGGCCATTATGGTATAGATGTTGCGTGTATTACAGCAGAAGGTTTTTTAATTTATGGGCCTGTAATGTTGATTGGTTTACATGCGTTAGAACTTGTTCCTAAAAAAGCTGCAGGTACCGCGGCAGGGTTTACAGGCCTGTTCGGTTATTTAGGGGGTTCTACTGCTGCAAACGCTATAGTTGGTATAATGGTTGACCATTTTGGTTGGAATGGCGGTTTTTTAACAATGATAATAGGTTGTATCATTGCAATCATTTTACTTGCGTGGACCATGCTGATTGAGAAAAGGCATCATTTAGAAATTCAAAAAAAAGAAGCCAAATTATTGGCACCAAAAGGCATTTAA
- a CDS encoding LacI family DNA-binding transcriptional regulator: MASLKDVARLANVSLMTVSRVLNDPKRVKPETLSRVQEAILQLNYVPDLSARQVRRVGSRNKTIGVLALDTVTTPFSVDITLSIEETARAYGWNSFVVNMFADDNPDDIVDLLLAHRPGGIIFTTMGLREVNVPSRLLKHPCVLANCENKGEPVASYIPNDEQGQYTAVKALLSAGYCRPLCLHLPVNHLATRRRRRGLDRACREANINPDTLNHCYMQYGDEHYRDIPDILLRYIVQGIPQFDSVICGNDRIAFMVYQTLLTQGIRIPQDIAVLGYDNLVGIGNLFLPPLSTVQLPHYEIGRLSTLHIINGDSHREKILVDSPWLQRESF; the protein is encoded by the coding sequence ATGGCATCTCTAAAGGATGTGGCCAGACTGGCCAATGTATCGCTAATGACCGTATCTCGGGTGCTGAACGATCCGAAACGTGTGAAGCCAGAAACCCTGTCCAGGGTACAGGAGGCTATATTACAGCTCAATTATGTACCGGACCTCTCTGCCCGCCAGGTTCGTCGTGTCGGTTCCAGGAATAAAACGATTGGCGTGCTCGCGTTGGATACTGTCACAACCCCTTTTTCAGTGGACATTACGTTGTCTATCGAGGAAACCGCACGCGCGTACGGCTGGAATAGCTTCGTGGTTAACATGTTTGCTGATGACAATCCTGACGATATTGTTGATCTACTACTCGCACACCGACCCGGAGGGATCATTTTCACCACGATGGGATTACGTGAGGTGAACGTTCCTTCCAGGCTGCTGAAGCATCCTTGCGTACTGGCCAACTGTGAGAATAAAGGAGAACCCGTTGCCAGCTATATTCCCAATGATGAACAAGGGCAGTATACGGCAGTAAAGGCGCTATTATCAGCGGGGTACTGTCGCCCTCTTTGCTTGCATTTACCGGTCAACCATTTAGCAACACGACGCCGCCGTCGGGGGCTTGATCGTGCCTGCCGTGAAGCCAATATTAATCCTGACACGCTCAATCACTGCTATATGCAATATGGAGATGAACACTATCGTGATATTCCGGACATTTTGCTGAGATATATAGTTCAGGGCATACCACAATTTGATTCGGTAATTTGTGGTAATGACCGTATCGCATTTATGGTATATCAGACCCTGTTAACACAGGGGATCCGCATCCCACAGGACATTGCCGTTCTGGGATATGATAACCTCGTCGGGATTGGAAATTTATTCTTACCGCCGCTATCCACAGTCCAGTTACCACATTATGAGATTGGTCGGTTAAGTACGTTGCACATTATCAATGGCGACAGCCACCGGGAGAAAATTCTGGTCGACAGCCCCTGGCTACAACGAGAATCATTTTGA
- a CDS encoding MFS transporter, producing MKKRPSRSYLLLSALLFFFFVTWSSSSSLLSIWLHQEVGLKASETGIIFSVLSVSALFAQVCYGFIQDRLGLRKHLLWCITTLLILSGPAYLLFSYLLSINILLGSVFGGLFIGLTFNGGIGVLESYTERVARQSTFEFGRARMWGSLGWAVATFFAGLLFNINPDLNFLVASCSGIIFFCLLARLKVAAPASMEKLEIGAKKVSLEDALNLLTLPRFWALIFFVVGTCIYGVYDQQFPVYFSSQFPSLREGNEMFGYLNSFQVFLEAAGMFCAPWLVNRIGAKNGLIFAGMVMAMRMIASGLVEGPLLISITKLLHAVELPILLVAIFKYNSLNFDKRLSSTIYLVGFACTSSIIGTVLSPLAGFSYEKFGFAQSYLIMGIMVFCTTFISIFLLRSNKSSSEPSFLQQNVA from the coding sequence ATGAAAAAAAGACCTTCTCGCAGCTATCTGCTGCTCAGCGCGCTGTTGTTCTTTTTCTTTGTGACCTGGTCCTCATCAAGTTCACTCCTCTCTATTTGGCTGCATCAGGAAGTGGGACTAAAGGCGTCGGAAACCGGAATTATCTTTTCCGTGCTATCCGTCTCCGCGCTGTTTGCTCAGGTTTGTTATGGCTTTATTCAGGACCGACTAGGCTTACGCAAACATCTGTTATGGTGCATCACCACATTACTCATTCTCTCCGGTCCCGCTTATTTGCTGTTTAGCTATTTACTGAGTATCAACATTTTGCTTGGGAGCGTATTCGGCGGTTTGTTTATCGGGCTGACATTTAACGGCGGTATTGGCGTTCTGGAGTCCTACACCGAGCGTGTTGCGCGTCAGAGTACCTTTGAGTTTGGTCGGGCACGCATGTGGGGGTCTCTGGGCTGGGCTGTGGCTACGTTTTTTGCCGGGCTACTGTTTAACATTAACCCTGACCTTAACTTCCTGGTGGCTTCTTGCTCTGGGATAATTTTCTTCTGTCTGCTGGCCCGCTTAAAAGTCGCGGCTCCGGCAAGCATGGAAAAACTCGAAATCGGTGCTAAAAAAGTCTCTCTGGAAGATGCTCTGAATCTCCTTACTCTTCCACGTTTCTGGGCGTTGATATTCTTCGTGGTCGGCACCTGCATTTACGGCGTATACGATCAGCAATTCCCTGTCTATTTCTCTTCACAGTTCCCGTCATTAAGAGAAGGGAATGAAATGTTTGGCTATTTAAACTCTTTCCAGGTTTTTCTGGAGGCCGCTGGCATGTTTTGCGCCCCCTGGTTGGTTAACCGTATTGGCGCTAAAAATGGCTTGATATTCGCAGGAATGGTGATGGCGATGCGTATGATCGCTTCCGGGCTGGTGGAAGGGCCACTGCTTATTTCCATTACAAAATTACTTCACGCTGTCGAACTGCCGATATTGTTAGTCGCCATTTTTAAATACAACAGTCTGAATTTTGACAAGCGTCTGTCCTCCACGATTTATCTGGTTGGATTCGCCTGCACCAGTTCAATTATTGGCACCGTACTGTCCCCACTGGCAGGCTTTAGCTATGAAAAATTTGGCTTCGCCCAATCCTATCTAATCATGGGAATTATGGTGTTTTGCACCACGTTTATTTCCATTTTCCTTTTGCGCTCAAATAAGTCCTCATCTGAGCCATCCTTTTTGCAGCAAAACGTTGCGTAA
- a CDS encoding AAA family ATPase, with protein sequence MKKVIIINGAMGVGKSTVSRALCEILPSNVFLDGDWCWDSHPFIVNDETIELVKKNITTLLNNFIGCSAYQFVVFCWVLHDKLLLNDICSKIDKESCNIHIYTLTCSETELLKRLNKDISCGVRKIDIIPRALSRLKSCNLLETQKVDVEGQTAEQVAASLKKMIMK encoded by the coding sequence ATGAAAAAGGTTATTATTATCAATGGTGCGATGGGGGTTGGTAAGTCGACAGTTTCAAGAGCTTTATGTGAAATCTTACCCTCTAATGTTTTTTTAGATGGTGACTGGTGTTGGGATAGCCACCCCTTTATAGTCAATGATGAAACGATTGAGTTGGTTAAAAAAAACATAACAACATTACTTAATAATTTTATTGGTTGTTCCGCCTATCAGTTCGTCGTTTTTTGTTGGGTACTGCACGACAAGCTACTGTTAAATGATATTTGTAGCAAGATAGATAAAGAATCATGCAATATACATATTTATACTCTTACTTGTTCTGAAACGGAGCTGCTGAAGAGATTAAATAAAGATATATCTTGTGGTGTTCGTAAAATCGATATTATACCGCGAGCACTTTCTCGGCTAAAGTCGTGTAACTTATTGGAAACGCAGAAAGTTGATGTCGAGGGCCAAACTGCAGAACAGGTAGCCGCTTCACTCAAAAAAATGATTATGAAATAA
- a CDS encoding aminoimidazole riboside kinase: MNIWTLGDAVVDLLPLADMQYQACAGGAPFNVAIGTARLDRQSGFIGRVGDDDFGHFLKKTLFDAGVSTTSLQLDNQHQTSTVLVSLGNGGERGFTFLTNPSADQYLTPAALPDFSDDILHFCSLALVAETCRDTLATAICQVKKCGGLLSFDVNLREQMWPDKYEMLKVVRQYSSQADILKLSEEEWYWMTGTHDFAHALDGLKALPAQLKVVTYGAQGAMVLWQDNVIHFNGYTVDSIDTTGAGDAFVAGLLAWLADNRMPESVEQLHQAIAWASGCGALATTRKGALTALPNIEALNAFITQCHLPDYEIKDV, from the coding sequence ATGAATATCTGGACGCTTGGCGATGCGGTGGTGGATCTTTTACCGCTTGCAGACATGCAATATCAAGCTTGTGCAGGAGGAGCGCCATTCAATGTGGCAATTGGTACTGCGCGTTTAGACAGACAAAGTGGTTTTATTGGCCGGGTTGGTGATGACGATTTTGGCCATTTTCTGAAAAAAACATTGTTCGATGCAGGCGTCTCAACCACAAGCCTTCAGTTGGATAATCAGCACCAAACCAGTACGGTGCTGGTCTCGCTGGGTAACGGCGGAGAACGCGGATTTACATTTTTAACTAATCCCTCCGCGGATCAATATTTAACACCCGCTGCGCTTCCAGACTTCAGCGACGATATTCTGCACTTCTGTTCCCTGGCTCTGGTTGCCGAGACTTGCCGTGATACATTGGCTACCGCAATCTGTCAGGTTAAGAAATGCGGCGGATTACTGAGTTTCGATGTGAATTTACGCGAACAAATGTGGCCTGATAAATATGAAATGCTCAAGGTGGTGCGCCAGTATTCTTCACAGGCTGACATTCTTAAGCTTTCAGAAGAAGAGTGGTACTGGATGACGGGTACACACGATTTTGCCCATGCGCTCGACGGCCTTAAAGCGCTTCCTGCACAATTGAAAGTTGTGACCTACGGAGCGCAAGGCGCAATGGTGCTTTGGCAGGATAATGTGATCCATTTCAACGGCTATACCGTCGATAGCATTGATACAACTGGGGCAGGGGATGCTTTTGTCGCCGGTTTGCTGGCATGGCTTGCAGACAACCGGATGCCAGAGTCCGTTGAGCAGCTCCACCAGGCTATCGCCTGGGCCAGTGGCTGCGGTGCGCTCGCGACAACCCGCAAGGGGGCGCTGACCGCACTGCCGAATATCGAAGCGCTGAATGCTTTTATTACGCAATGTCATCTACCGGACTACGAAATAAAAGACGTTTAA
- a CDS encoding GNAT family N-acetyltransferase, giving the protein MNNKNSITIEAAKQQDYVNWLPLWINYQTFYRTKISDEVTKLTWERFLTPSEPLYCAVAKYDGKIVGLVHYLFHRSTWAESNYCYLEDLFVSEEVRGQHIGKQLIEYVQQQAQNHHASRLYWHTHETNLRGQRLYDWVAKKSGMIEYRM; this is encoded by the coding sequence ATGAACAACAAAAACAGTATTACTATTGAAGCCGCAAAACAGCAAGACTACGTCAACTGGCTTCCTTTATGGATAAATTACCAAACATTTTATCGTACTAAAATTTCAGATGAAGTAACAAAATTAACATGGGAGCGTTTCCTTACGCCGAGTGAACCTCTTTATTGTGCTGTCGCGAAATATGATGGCAAAATAGTAGGTCTGGTGCATTATCTCTTTCACCGCTCAACCTGGGCAGAATCAAATTATTGCTATCTCGAAGATCTATTTGTTAGTGAAGAGGTTCGTGGTCAACATATCGGGAAACAACTTATCGAGTATGTTCAACAGCAAGCACAGAATCACCACGCATCAAGATTATACTGGCACACGCATGAAACTAACCTGCGTGGACAACGACTGTATGACTGGGTTGCCAAAAAGAGCGGGATGATCGAATATCGTATGTGA
- a CDS encoding glycerophosphodiester phosphodiesterase encodes MKKEILSILMMALLPKMLLAQEVTTKDDIAFNKTKIGHDILVIGHRGYPGIMPEETRPSYESAATNGADYLELDLHMTKDCQLIARHNPWMKDNTNIEEVAKTNPEVAKRKRTTPGRYVDIKWQREVKDHGPDKYLTDLVDPNDYKSRLKALIVDGEDHTNDWAVSDFTLKELKDWIGGTSFDAATDRPSSLNGKFPILTFQEVIDIAKEETKRTGRTIGIYPESKNPIWNNGQAIANGCGTLGSHPFEDSILKVIEKNNLNSKESPIIVQSFDPQSLKYLRSKGLKTRVIQLMDGNNVDYYTGKVIYNTNNYLTFVSGRPYSWTIEGNPDYFGSMFTPAGLKEIATYADIIGPWKMEVMTFLNTKKTGNRNDIKLVNSVKPNEVIANAHILGLLVHSFTFRNEKQYLAGIYHNQPINELLDFYEAGIDGVFTDYTGTAIDARGIFEGAIKPLSSTEDSNLTKL; translated from the coding sequence ATGAAAAAGGAAATTTTAAGCATTTTAATGATGGCATTGTTACCTAAAATGCTATTGGCACAAGAGGTTACTACTAAAGATGATATCGCATTTAATAAGACAAAAATCGGTCATGATATTTTAGTTATAGGACATCGTGGTTATCCTGGTATAATGCCAGAAGAGACAAGACCTTCTTATGAGTCAGCAGCAACAAACGGTGCTGATTACCTTGAACTTGATTTGCACATGACAAAGGATTGTCAATTAATTGCACGTCATAATCCCTGGATGAAGGATAATACAAATATTGAGGAAGTTGCTAAAACTAATCCAGAGGTTGCTAAAAGGAAAAGAACCACTCCAGGACGTTATGTAGACATAAAATGGCAGCGTGAAGTTAAAGATCATGGTCCGGATAAATACTTGACTGATTTAGTTGATCCTAACGATTATAAATCACGCTTAAAAGCGTTAATTGTAGACGGTGAAGATCATACTAATGATTGGGCTGTTAGTGACTTTACGCTTAAAGAATTAAAAGATTGGATAGGTGGTACATCATTTGATGCTGCTACTGATAGACCATCTTCTTTAAATGGTAAATTCCCAATTTTAACTTTCCAGGAAGTTATTGATATAGCCAAGGAAGAAACAAAGCGTACAGGACGTACAATTGGTATTTACCCTGAATCAAAAAACCCGATCTGGAATAATGGTCAGGCTATCGCAAATGGATGTGGGACATTAGGTTCACATCCATTCGAAGATTCTATCTTGAAAGTCATTGAAAAAAACAACTTAAACTCAAAAGAATCTCCAATTATAGTACAAAGTTTTGATCCACAAAGCCTAAAATATTTAAGGTCTAAAGGGCTAAAGACCAGGGTTATTCAGTTAATGGATGGAAATAATGTAGATTATTACACAGGGAAAGTTATTTATAATACAAATAACTATCTTACGTTTGTCTCTGGTCGTCCATACAGCTGGACTATTGAAGGAAACCCTGATTATTTTGGAAGTATGTTTACACCCGCAGGATTAAAAGAAATTGCTACATACGCTGATATTATTGGGCCATGGAAAATGGAAGTCATGACATTTCTCAACACAAAAAAAACAGGTAATCGCAATGATATAAAGTTAGTGAACTCAGTTAAGCCTAATGAAGTAATTGCTAATGCACATATATTAGGATTATTAGTACATTCATTTACTTTCAGGAATGAAAAACAGTATTTGGCAGGTATTTACCATAACCAACCAATTAATGAACTTCTTGACTTTTATGAGGCTGGTATTGATGGGGTGTTTACTGATTATACTGGGACAGCTATAGATGCGCGTGGTATATTTGAGGGAGCGATAAAACCCTTGTCCTCAACGGAGGATTCAAACTTAACTAAATTATGA
- a CDS encoding family 43 glycosylhydrolase: MKKIILVVSAALLALSLINMPAWSQPSKETLHNKSISYVNDFFPRVEGSFIGDPMPVYNDGEFDIFYLNDVRGGSDLGVHAIHLLSSTNLYNYQNHSEVIPYVNDVDDPELLLGTGSIVKVGDTWHAWYTAHNENVFPVESIMHATSKDRLHWVKHPQDTILPGDNYRGNDFRDPHVVWVEEKKEYWMLITTRRDGRGVIARYSSTDLKNWEDRGVFFDNDTITSNSNLECPTLVFFNGRWYLSFSDQWPLRLTQYRVADNPDGPWRKMDNYAVDGSGFYAGKLALKNDRLFVFGWIPTKAGSSDSGNIDWAGNLVVHELIADEQGQLKSILSQELQTVINDNPGPVTTLKSGKMLKTATQFGPLQSAVYPPLPKRGELSATIDIPSAGMVMSFGLIDDRVSDAKLNVVFNKSKGKVYFFNAPLASIHQANAESWVNVSLDEKIELRVLLQDSVAVFYINNKAAFSTRMYSMPEKPWSISLPQNDNFHATLKIKEII; the protein is encoded by the coding sequence ATGAAAAAAATAATATTAGTGGTATCTGCCGCTCTGTTGGCGCTTTCGCTTATCAATATGCCAGCCTGGTCGCAGCCGTCTAAAGAAACATTACACAATAAAAGTATTAGCTATGTTAATGATTTTTTTCCGCGGGTAGAAGGTTCTTTTATTGGTGACCCAATGCCTGTTTATAATGATGGTGAATTTGATATTTTTTATCTTAATGATGTGCGCGGTGGTAGCGATTTGGGGGTCCATGCTATTCATTTGCTATCGAGTACCAATTTATATAACTATCAGAACCATTCCGAGGTGATTCCTTACGTTAATGACGTTGACGACCCTGAACTATTATTAGGAACCGGTTCGATTGTGAAAGTTGGCGATACCTGGCATGCCTGGTATACCGCGCACAATGAAAATGTGTTTCCGGTTGAGTCCATTATGCACGCGACCAGTAAAGACCGTCTTCACTGGGTGAAACATCCACAAGATACGATCCTGCCAGGCGATAATTATCGCGGGAATGACTTCCGGGATCCTCATGTTGTTTGGGTCGAAGAAAAGAAAGAGTACTGGATGTTAATTACTACCCGTCGCGACGGGCGCGGTGTCATTGCCCGGTACAGTTCAACCGATTTGAAGAACTGGGAAGACCGTGGTGTATTTTTTGATAATGACACGATTACCAGTAACTCTAACCTCGAATGTCCGACACTGGTTTTCTTTAACGGACGTTGGTATCTCAGCTTTAGCGACCAATGGCCGCTACGCTTGACCCAGTACCGGGTTGCGGATAATCCTGATGGGCCGTGGCGAAAGATGGACAATTATGCGGTCGATGGCTCGGGGTTTTATGCGGGAAAACTGGCGCTTAAAAACGATCGTTTGTTTGTTTTTGGTTGGATCCCAACTAAGGCAGGAAGCAGTGACAGTGGTAACATTGATTGGGCTGGAAATTTGGTTGTTCATGAGCTCATCGCGGATGAGCAGGGGCAGCTCAAAAGCATCCTCTCGCAGGAACTTCAGACAGTCATTAATGACAACCCCGGTCCGGTGACCACCTTAAAAAGCGGTAAAATGCTAAAAACAGCAACACAGTTTGGTCCATTACAATCTGCGGTATACCCACCGCTGCCCAAACGAGGTGAGTTAAGTGCAACGATAGATATCCCCTCTGCCGGAATGGTGATGAGTTTTGGTCTGATTGACGACAGGGTGAGCGACGCAAAGCTCAACGTTGTGTTCAATAAGAGCAAAGGCAAGGTCTATTTTTTCAATGCACCACTTGCCTCTATTCATCAGGCGAACGCGGAGTCATGGGTAAATGTTTCTCTTGATGAGAAAATAGAGTTACGTGTTTTGCTTCAAGACTCAGTTGCTGTTTTTTATATAAATAACAAAGCCGCATTCAGTACCCGAATGTATTCCATGCCGGAGAAACCATGGAGTATTAGCCTGCCGCAAAATGATAATTTTCACGCCACATTGAAAATAAAAGAAATAATATAA
- a CDS encoding glycoside hydrolase family 32 protein: protein MTSLLEQTEQMLEKAQADINPRWYPRYHLAARAGWMNDPNGLVWFDGWYHAFYQHHPYSPEWGPMHWGHARSKDLVHWEHMPVALAPEGPADVDGCFSGSAVVDGDTLALIYTGHKFHGSPDTDDNLYQVQCLATSRDGIHFERHGMVIDTPSGLHHFRDPKVWREGERWYMVVGSRVENTGQVRLYSSSDLRKWQDEGIFAEADEGMGYMWECPDFFTLEGKRVLMFSPQGIAAEGYRNRNLFQSGYLLGEWQPGQPFTHDGQFIELDHGHDFYAPQSFLTPDNRRIVIGWLDMWESPMPEQQDGWAGMLSLPRELSLGDDYRVRMKPADEVTALRGSYYPTPACCLRNQKVLITADAEAVEVQLVWDLNASTAEQFGMALGDGLRIYADNQAQRLIVERRYPEYSLVGTRSIPLPADGLLTLRIFIDRSSVEVFVNDGDACLSSRIYPHPAQRDLSLFANHGVATLQQAGYWSLDK from the coding sequence ATGACATCCTTGTTAGAACAGACCGAACAGATGCTTGAAAAAGCACAAGCCGATATTAATCCGCGTTGGTATCCGCGGTATCACCTCGCTGCTCGCGCAGGCTGGATGAACGATCCTAACGGCCTGGTATGGTTTGATGGGTGGTATCATGCGTTTTATCAACATCACCCTTATTCTCCTGAATGGGGACCAATGCACTGGGGGCATGCTCGCAGCAAAGATTTGGTGCACTGGGAACATATGCCAGTCGCGCTGGCGCCGGAAGGTCCAGCAGATGTGGACGGCTGTTTCTCCGGCTCCGCCGTGGTGGATGGCGATACGCTGGCGCTGATTTATACCGGACATAAATTTCACGGTTCGCCAGACACAGACGACAATCTCTACCAGGTGCAGTGCCTGGCAACCAGTCGTGACGGTATCCATTTTGAGCGACATGGTATGGTCATTGATACACCGTCAGGGCTGCATCATTTTCGCGATCCGAAGGTATGGCGCGAAGGTGAGCGCTGGTACATGGTGGTCGGTTCCCGTGTGGAAAATACGGGGCAGGTTCGTCTGTATAGTTCATCCGATCTCCGTAAATGGCAAGACGAAGGGATATTTGCCGAGGCTGATGAAGGAATGGGATATATGTGGGAATGCCCTGATTTCTTTACTCTGGAAGGGAAGCGGGTGCTGATGTTTTCTCCGCAGGGGATCGCGGCGGAAGGTTATCGCAATCGCAACCTTTTTCAGAGCGGTTATTTACTTGGTGAATGGCAGCCCGGTCAACCATTCACCCATGATGGACAATTTATTGAGCTGGACCACGGTCATGACTTTTATGCTCCGCAAAGCTTTCTGACTCCGGATAATCGTCGCATTGTTATCGGTTGGTTGGATATGTGGGAATCGCCGATGCCTGAGCAGCAGGACGGCTGGGCCGGAATGTTGTCTCTACCGCGTGAACTGAGCCTTGGTGATGACTATCGGGTGAGGATGAAACCCGCTGACGAAGTCACCGCGCTGCGTGGCAGCTATTATCCAACACCCGCGTGTTGCCTGCGTAATCAGAAAGTCCTTATTACGGCTGATGCCGAAGCGGTCGAGGTACAACTGGTATGGGATCTGAACGCCTCTACGGCTGAACAGTTTGGTATGGCATTAGGGGATGGACTAAGAATTTACGCCGATAATCAAGCCCAGCGTCTGATAGTGGAGCGTCGCTATCCAGAATATTCGCTGGTAGGAACTCGCAGTATTCCGTTGCCAGCAGACGGTTTACTGACATTACGTATATTTATCGACCGCTCATCAGTAGAGGTATTTGTTAATGATGGTGATGCGTGCTTAAGTAGCCGAATATATCCTCACCCGGCCCAGCGCGATCTTTCACTGTTTGCGAATCATGGAGTTGCCACATTACAGCAAGCCGGATACTGGTCTTTAGATAAATAA
- a CDS encoding isoprenylcysteine carboxylmethyltransferase family protein, producing MRHFLQKLRVWFPPPFILVLFLVADALTASPRFTFGAVNIVISALLASVSLWMILHTAWQMRMKRTTLNPLHANKSTTLVTGGCYAWSRNPIYLGMSGLQLAFALFVGSPAGVVAVPLFMLAVAKLHIDFEEEQLRKHFGLEWDRFERQVRRWL from the coding sequence ATGCGTCATTTCCTGCAAAAATTAAGAGTCTGGTTTCCGCCGCCATTCATCTTAGTACTTTTCCTCGTTGCCGATGCGTTGACGGCGAGCCCACGTTTCACATTTGGCGCGGTAAATATCGTGATAAGCGCATTACTGGCCAGCGTCAGTTTGTGGATGATACTGCATACCGCATGGCAGATGCGGATGAAACGTACGACCCTGAACCCGCTTCATGCAAATAAATCGACCACGCTGGTTACCGGCGGATGTTACGCCTGGAGTCGCAACCCGATCTACCTTGGTATGAGCGGGCTCCAGCTTGCCTTTGCTCTGTTCGTCGGCAGCCCGGCTGGCGTAGTGGCAGTACCGCTGTTTATGCTGGCGGTTGCCAAATTGCATATTGATTTTGAAGAGGAACAATTGCGAAAACACTTCGGGCTGGAATGGGATCGCTTTGAGCGGCAGGTTCGCCGCTGGCTATAG